In a genomic window of Sporosarcina trichiuri:
- a CDS encoding transcriptional regulator, translating into MNGNQNNRELLIEIPNNMLKQNEQTIVHQEQQGDFGYYSAKRVRTDCELTTIREEMMRGYVEMSQINLGIAAECLHAEFEAQHTVERIVSGG; encoded by the coding sequence TTGAATGGTAACCAGAACAATAGAGAACTGCTTATTGAAATCCCCAACAATATGCTGAAACAAAATGAACAGACGATCGTCCATCAGGAGCAGCAGGGAGATTTCGGATATTACTCGGCGAAGCGTGTGAGGACTGATTGTGAGCTGACGACAATCAGGGAAGAGATGATGCGCGGATACGTGGAAATGTCGCAAATCAATCTCGGCATCGCAGCTGAATGTCTGCATGCGGAATTCGAAGCTCAGCATACGGTGGAACGAATCGTAAGCGGAGGATGA
- a CDS encoding PP2C family protein-serine/threonine phosphatase, whose protein sequence is MVRDVGKQYDELLKKYIANEDETDLYAAQQVSRKFIEYKISPEEVISLHKTSVEEIFPDLAARIGPSYDFLIEVMIHYGLALMEHQSLVRKQEAMQIEMDVAVKVQDMLLETSVPKVCGLDIGVVSKPAKKMSGDYVYFIEQENGEACVAVADVMGKGLPAALCMSMIKFGMDSLREKATEPHHVLQVINQIVEKSMDDSMFISMFYAKYDGAHNRFTYGSAGHEPALLYRASEDRFMELDSKGLLLGIRKEVEFEQKSVELQPGDFIVMLTDGVTEGRNAEGFISEDVIFDMLRSVREQPAQQIVDYMYTELFKMQNYMLHDDFTLVLFKKE, encoded by the coding sequence ATGGTTCGAGACGTTGGAAAACAGTATGATGAACTGTTGAAGAAATACATCGCCAATGAGGATGAAACCGATCTGTATGCAGCGCAGCAAGTGAGCCGGAAATTCATCGAATACAAAATTTCGCCCGAAGAGGTCATCAGTCTCCATAAGACTTCCGTAGAGGAGATTTTCCCGGATCTCGCTGCACGTATCGGACCGTCCTATGATTTCCTGATCGAGGTAATGATCCATTACGGCCTTGCGCTCATGGAACACCAGAGCCTCGTTCGTAAACAGGAAGCGATGCAGATCGAGATGGATGTGGCAGTCAAAGTACAGGATATGCTCCTTGAGACATCGGTCCCGAAAGTCTGCGGATTGGATATTGGTGTCGTGAGCAAGCCGGCGAAAAAGATGAGCGGCGACTATGTCTATTTCATCGAGCAGGAGAACGGCGAAGCGTGTGTGGCGGTTGCGGATGTGATGGGGAAAGGATTGCCTGCTGCCTTATGCATGTCGATGATCAAGTTCGGCATGGACAGTCTGCGTGAGAAAGCGACAGAACCGCACCATGTTCTGCAGGTCATCAATCAGATCGTTGAAAAGAGTATGGACGATTCGATGTTCATCTCCATGTTCTATGCCAAATACGACGGCGCTCATAACAGATTCACCTATGGCTCTGCGGGGCATGAGCCTGCACTGCTGTACCGTGCATCGGAAGACCGCTTCATGGAACTCGACTCGAAAGGACTGCTTCTCGGTATCCGGAAAGAGGTCGAATTCGAACAGAAGTCTGTCGAGCTGCAGCCTGGCGATTTCATCGTCATGCTGACCGATGGGGTGACAGAAGGGCGGAATGCCGAAGGGTTCATCAGCGAGGATGTCATTTTCGATATGCTGAGAAGCGTCAGAGAGCAGCCGGCGCAGCAGATCGTCGATTACATGTATACAGAGCTCTTCAAGATGCAGAATTATATGCTTCATGACGATTTCACTTTAGTTCTGTTTAAAAAGGAATAG
- a CDS encoding LolA family protein: protein MLLTACGAPSKEDVVKKLSGKWNDSSGYDLQATMEIKTGEEPRTYDVNVWHTKPDFYKVDVSQQGKDESQLIVRNEEGVFVVTPSLGKTYKFQSDWPAQNSQAYLISTLSDDIKADKKSTMTEKDKTYVFETATRNNQKAVLPTQQIHIDKKTLLPTHVTLLDENKEEKIRVTFKKITLGVKRDAKDYAVEMENMDHEKKDEKPKGDDKKAELETYYPTAQFEGVTLLSEETVEADSGSRLFLSYGGGGKEFVIVQEPAVAMDNQLPVSVEGDPVDLGFTVAALSGQTIRWEQDGISFYAASESLSEGELIQVASSMQPNVVK, encoded by the coding sequence TTGTTGCTTACAGCGTGCGGGGCGCCGTCCAAGGAAGACGTCGTCAAAAAATTGAGCGGAAAGTGGAATGATTCCAGTGGGTATGACCTGCAGGCCACCATGGAAATCAAGACCGGGGAAGAGCCGCGGACGTACGATGTGAATGTTTGGCACACGAAACCGGACTTCTACAAGGTGGATGTTTCACAACAGGGGAAAGATGAATCGCAGCTGATCGTCCGGAACGAAGAAGGGGTCTTCGTCGTGACGCCTTCCCTCGGAAAAACGTACAAATTCCAAAGTGACTGGCCGGCACAGAACAGTCAGGCTTACCTGATCAGCACACTCTCGGATGACATCAAAGCCGACAAGAAGTCGACGATGACCGAAAAAGACAAAACGTATGTCTTTGAAACGGCGACCCGCAACAACCAGAAAGCGGTATTGCCGACACAGCAGATCCATATTGATAAGAAGACACTGCTGCCGACGCATGTTACGCTTCTCGATGAAAACAAAGAGGAGAAAATCCGGGTGACATTCAAGAAGATTACACTTGGTGTAAAACGCGATGCGAAGGATTATGCAGTGGAAATGGAAAACATGGATCACGAGAAAAAAGACGAGAAACCGAAAGGCGACGATAAGAAAGCTGAGCTGGAAACGTACTACCCGACTGCCCAGTTCGAAGGTGTCACACTGTTGAGCGAAGAAACGGTCGAGGCTGATTCGGGATCACGCCTATTCCTATCTTATGGCGGCGGCGGTAAAGAGTTCGTCATCGTCCAGGAACCGGCAGTGGCGATGGATAATCAACTGCCTGTCTCGGTTGAAGGTGATCCGGTCGATCTCGGATTCACGGTCGCGGCGCTGTCCGGTCAGACAATCCGCTGGGAACAGGACGGCATCTCATTCTACGCAGCATCGGAATCCCTCAGCGAAGGGGAGCTCATCCAAGTGGCGTCTTCGATGCAGCCGAACGTCGTCAAATAA
- the alr gene encoding alanine racemase translates to MRQRAEYRPTRAIIDLAAIESNVKNLKTALPCRTAIIAVVKADGYGHGASECARAALRAGASMVSVATPDEALVLREDGIEEPILVMGPAPVSFVPEAIRRRIVLTVPGISWAKETAAFLKGSRETLHVHVKFDTGMGRIGIRDEREAEELAELLASAPSIQVDGAFTHFARADEEDPSKTKQQFSRFLDVLSVFPERPACVHAANSAAAFRFPEYALDAVRFGIGMYGIPPSDVIARRLPFPLKRALRLETEAAYVKRAEEGETISYGSTYAAHEGEWIATLPIGYADGLKRNLREQQVLVRGIRIPIAGAICMDQCMITLPMEIPEGEPVVLIGTQQGEEIKMEEWADRLGTIPYEIAVTIGGRVQRQYIRG, encoded by the coding sequence ATGAGGCAGCGTGCAGAGTACCGGCCGACACGGGCAATCATAGACCTGGCGGCAATAGAGTCCAACGTAAAGAATCTCAAGACCGCACTTCCCTGCCGCACCGCCATAATAGCCGTCGTCAAGGCGGATGGCTACGGACACGGCGCCTCCGAATGTGCCAGAGCGGCGCTTCGGGCAGGGGCATCCATGGTATCCGTCGCCACACCGGACGAGGCGCTTGTACTGCGGGAAGACGGCATAGAAGAACCGATCCTGGTCATGGGACCGGCTCCTGTTTCATTTGTCCCTGAAGCGATCCGCCGCCGCATCGTCCTGACTGTCCCTGGAATTTCCTGGGCGAAAGAAACGGCGGCATTTCTGAAAGGTTCCAGAGAAACATTGCATGTCCATGTAAAATTTGACACAGGAATGGGCAGAATAGGGATCAGGGACGAACGGGAGGCAGAGGAACTTGCTGAACTCCTGGCGTCCGCTCCTTCAATCCAAGTGGACGGTGCATTCACACACTTTGCGCGCGCAGATGAAGAGGACCCCTCCAAAACGAAACAGCAGTTCAGCCGTTTCCTGGATGTTCTCTCGGTATTCCCCGAGAGACCAGCATGCGTGCACGCGGCAAACAGTGCCGCAGCATTCCGTTTTCCGGAATACGCCCTGGACGCTGTGCGGTTCGGCATCGGGATGTATGGAATTCCACCGAGTGACGTCATCGCAAGGCGGCTCCCGTTTCCGCTGAAACGTGCGCTGCGTCTCGAAACGGAAGCTGCTTACGTCAAACGGGCTGAAGAAGGCGAAACGATCAGCTACGGCAGCACGTACGCCGCACATGAAGGAGAATGGATTGCCACGCTTCCGATCGGATATGCAGACGGCCTGAAGCGGAATCTCCGGGAGCAGCAAGTGCTTGTCCGCGGAATCCGGATTCCTATAGCAGGAGCAATCTGCATGGACCAATGTATGATCACCCTGCCGATGGAAATTCCGGAAGGGGAACCAGTCGTCCTGATCGGCACCCAGCAAGGCGAAGAAATAAAGATGGAAGAATGGGCCGATCGTCTTGGGACAATACCCTATGAAATCGCTGTGACGATCGGCGGACGTGTACAAAGACAGTATATCAGGGGATAA
- the acpS gene encoding holo-ACP synthase encodes MITGIGLDIAELDRIETLDRKSAKFRERILTSAELALYETLSEKRKIEFLAGRFSAKEAFAKALGTGIGPECSFQDISVLPARTGAPVLKFKGDSAGILVSITHTRTVAAAQVILQNTAHIG; translated from the coding sequence ATGATCACAGGAATCGGATTGGATATTGCGGAACTCGATAGAATTGAAACGCTCGACCGGAAATCAGCAAAATTCCGGGAAAGGATCTTGACGTCTGCGGAACTGGCACTCTATGAAACGCTCTCCGAGAAAAGAAAAATCGAGTTCCTCGCCGGGCGGTTTTCCGCAAAGGAAGCATTTGCGAAAGCGCTGGGCACCGGGATCGGTCCGGAATGCAGCTTCCAGGATATTTCCGTGCTGCCTGCACGAACGGGTGCGCCTGTTCTCAAGTTCAAAGGGGACTCGGCTGGAATCCTCGTCTCCATCACACACACACGTACGGTCGCCGCCGCGCAAGTTATTTTGCAAAATACCGCACACATCGGATAA
- a CDS encoding type II toxin-antitoxin system PemK/MazF family toxin has translation MAIKRGDVFFADLSPVVGSEQGGTRPVLVIQNDIGNRFSPTVIVAAITAQIQKAKLPTHVEIDAERHGFERDSVILLEQVRTLDKSRLTDKITHLDQHVMQKVDAALEVSFGLTNI, from the coding sequence TTGGCAATTAAACGCGGAGATGTCTTTTTTGCGGATTTGTCGCCTGTTGTCGGTTCTGAACAGGGCGGCACACGGCCGGTCCTCGTCATCCAGAACGATATCGGGAACCGGTTCAGCCCGACTGTGATCGTTGCGGCGATCACAGCCCAAATACAAAAAGCCAAACTGCCGACTCATGTGGAGATTGATGCGGAGCGTCATGGATTCGAGCGGGATTCCGTTATCCTGCTCGAGCAAGTCCGCACACTCGACAAGTCGAGACTGACCGATAAGATCACACACCTGGACCAGCATGTCATGCAAAAGGTGGATGCGGCACTCGAGGTGAGCTTCGGCTTGACCAATATCTAG
- a CDS encoding RsbT co-antagonist protein RsbRA, protein MNSKMRSVVNEHMDTIIDKWIEMMKEEKGERFFHFMPQHLVEKTSREFTTLMTSNINEDQSVQNNERLDDFTEKVVRFGWSIKFVNKAIDNFASVVFNLLEDEEVITEQNLRIFMGVFTSWINPLRESIIEAYAIKWEQTDTLQKVALQELSASLIPVVEKVSIMPLVGTIDTERAKLIMENLLEGVVEQRAEVVLLDITGVPVVDTMVAHHIIQAADAVRLVGAKCMLVGIRPEIAQTIVALGINLSDFTTTSTLRRGMAEALSLTNREIVEVE, encoded by the coding sequence ATGAACAGCAAAATGAGGTCCGTCGTGAACGAGCACATGGACACGATCATAGATAAATGGATAGAGATGATGAAGGAAGAGAAGGGGGAGCGTTTCTTCCATTTCATGCCCCAGCATCTTGTCGAAAAGACAAGCCGTGAGTTCACGACACTTATGACTTCCAACATAAATGAGGACCAGTCCGTGCAGAACAACGAACGGCTGGACGATTTCACGGAGAAGGTCGTCCGGTTCGGATGGTCCATCAAATTCGTGAACAAAGCAATCGATAATTTTGCTTCAGTCGTATTCAATCTGCTTGAAGACGAAGAAGTGATCACTGAGCAGAACCTCCGTATCTTCATGGGCGTCTTCACCAGCTGGATCAACCCGCTGCGGGAGAGCATCATCGAAGCATATGCCATTAAGTGGGAACAGACCGACACATTACAGAAAGTCGCTCTTCAGGAGCTGTCTGCTTCTCTGATTCCTGTTGTGGAAAAAGTATCGATCATGCCCCTCGTCGGCACGATCGATACGGAACGGGCGAAGCTGATCATGGAAAACCTGCTGGAAGGGGTTGTCGAACAGCGGGCGGAAGTCGTGCTGCTGGATATTACAGGTGTTCCGGTCGTCGATACGATGGTCGCCCATCACATCATCCAGGCCGCTGATGCGGTGCGTCTTGTCGGCGCCAAATGCATGCTCGTCGGTATACGCCCGGAGATTGCCCAGACTATCGTCGCACTGGGCATCAATTTGAGTGATTTTACAACAACCAGCACACTGCGCAGAGGGATGGCGGAAGCGCTGAGTCTGACAAACCGAGAAATTGTGGAGGTTGAGTAA
- a CDS encoding anti-sigma regulatory factor, whose translation MDNRSSVEIFTEWDIVAARQLGRNEAKNSGFGTVDQARITTAISELARNIYLYAGKGKIEIERLSTDGMKGITIIASDEGPGIPDMRKVMEDGFSTSGGLGAGMPGVKRLMDDFKVESEVGKGTTITATKWLR comes from the coding sequence ATGGACAACCGGTCTTCTGTAGAGATTTTCACGGAATGGGATATTGTTGCTGCACGACAGCTCGGCCGAAATGAAGCGAAAAACTCCGGATTCGGAACAGTGGACCAAGCGCGTATCACGACTGCAATCAGTGAGTTGGCGCGTAACATCTATTTGTATGCCGGAAAAGGCAAGATTGAAATCGAGCGGCTTTCGACAGACGGCATGAAAGGCATCACGATCATCGCCTCGGACGAGGGACCGGGGATCCCGGACATGCGCAAAGTGATGGAAGACGGATTCTCCACATCCGGAGGCCTCGGTGCGGGAATGCCGGGCGTCAAACGTTTGATGGACGACTTTAAAGTGGAATCAGAAGTCGGGAAGGGAACAACGATCACCGCTACGAAGTGGCTGCGATAA
- a CDS encoding IS110 family transposase translates to MNDTQNHKIMQVTEQTLIVGIDVAKEKHYACMVNDRGIVLKKPFPVFQSRQGFDFLQAEIQNAMKEFGKTDVLVGAEPTGHYGLNLRQFLHEQHIPFVAVQTLHVKRSKELDDNIQTKNDKKDAIVIAKLVKDGRYSYPRHLKDHEADIRVGSTLRNSLVKERTALQNKLIRWTDVYFPEFRKVFGSFGKMALAVLTYTPFPADFEGKSLDDLRSLYRQSDGLRSVQMAKVKKLIPLLSHTIGASEGQRIARLEIQSLVSRFRQVERELAELEDALMAIIRPTDEYEILNSVPGISDSTIIDLLSEVGSFTHYKHPRQLEKLAGLMLRESSSGKHTGQKRLSKRGRRRLRSVLYRVTLPLVQHNPAFRQLHLYYTTRLENPLKKKESMVVLCRKLLHVLFGMCKHRRAFDPQRMIQDIPALAQG, encoded by the coding sequence ATGAATGATACCCAAAATCACAAAATCATGCAAGTGACAGAACAAACCTTGATAGTTGGTATCGATGTCGCCAAGGAGAAGCACTACGCCTGTATGGTCAACGATCGAGGCATTGTGCTGAAAAAGCCTTTTCCGGTCTTTCAGTCCAGGCAAGGATTCGATTTTCTTCAGGCAGAGATCCAGAACGCGATGAAGGAATTCGGCAAGACCGATGTGCTGGTAGGTGCCGAGCCGACAGGCCACTATGGCCTGAATTTGCGGCAATTCCTGCACGAACAGCACATCCCCTTCGTGGCTGTTCAGACACTTCATGTAAAGCGTTCTAAGGAGCTGGACGATAACATCCAGACCAAGAATGACAAGAAAGATGCCATCGTCATCGCTAAGCTTGTGAAGGATGGTCGGTATAGCTACCCGCGCCACCTGAAGGATCATGAAGCAGATATTAGGGTGGGCTCCACGCTGCGCAATAGCTTGGTCAAAGAACGGACTGCCCTGCAAAATAAGCTGATTCGCTGGACGGATGTCTACTTTCCAGAGTTCCGCAAGGTTTTCGGCTCGTTTGGCAAGATGGCATTGGCCGTCCTGACCTACACGCCTTTCCCTGCAGATTTCGAGGGGAAGTCCTTGGATGACTTGCGTAGTCTCTATCGCCAATCCGACGGATTGCGTTCTGTCCAGATGGCCAAGGTGAAGAAACTGATCCCTCTGTTGTCGCACACCATCGGCGCGTCTGAAGGCCAGCGGATTGCCCGCTTGGAGATTCAGTCGCTTGTCAGTCGGTTCCGTCAGGTAGAGCGGGAGCTGGCAGAGTTGGAAGACGCTTTGATGGCGATTATCCGGCCAACCGATGAGTATGAAATTTTAAACTCTGTGCCTGGAATTTCCGACTCGACTATTATCGATCTATTGTCTGAAGTCGGCAGCTTTACCCACTATAAGCATCCACGCCAATTGGAGAAATTAGCGGGATTAATGCTTCGGGAAAGCTCTTCGGGGAAACATACGGGCCAGAAGCGTCTCTCCAAGCGCGGCAGACGGCGTCTTCGTTCTGTTTTGTATCGAGTTACCTTGCCATTGGTTCAGCACAACCCAGCATTTCGTCAGCTTCATCTGTATTACACGACACGCCTTGAAAATCCTTTAAAGAAGAAAGAGTCAATGGTGGTTCTCTGCCGGAAATTACTCCATGTTCTCTTCGGTATGTGTAAACACCGCAGGGCATTTGATCCGCAACGTATGATACAGGATATCCCTGCCCTGGCCCAAGGCTGA
- a CDS encoding rhomboid family intramembrane serine protease — protein MFIRTESFSQYIRQYPVVTALLASNILIYLLTMIPGIGDRIFLFGVGANYLVEQGEYWRLVTPMFLHGGFMHLLFNMFSLFIFGPELEKVSGKARFLTVYFLSGIFGCIATFFVYGPEFTHVGASGAIFGIFGAFGALVYHTKHLLPQLRQIILPIIGLGVVMTFVGPNINAAAHIAGLIVGFLIGLSIFHPKRIVSWRKPKVKIVRK, from the coding sequence ATGTTTATCCGTACTGAGAGTTTTTCACAATATATCCGGCAGTATCCAGTTGTGACAGCACTGCTTGCCAGTAATATTCTCATCTATCTTCTGACCATGATTCCCGGGATCGGGGACAGGATCTTCCTGTTCGGCGTCGGGGCCAATTACCTTGTTGAACAAGGGGAATATTGGCGTCTGGTCACACCGATGTTTTTGCACGGCGGCTTCATGCACCTGCTGTTCAACATGTTTTCATTGTTCATCTTCGGGCCGGAACTGGAGAAGGTGTCCGGGAAGGCCCGGTTTCTCACCGTCTATTTCCTGTCCGGGATTTTCGGCTGCATCGCGACGTTCTTCGTGTATGGCCCCGAGTTTACGCATGTAGGGGCGAGCGGTGCAATCTTCGGTATCTTCGGCGCGTTCGGCGCACTTGTCTATCATACGAAACATCTGCTGCCGCAGCTCCGCCAGATCATCCTGCCGATTATCGGCCTTGGTGTCGTGATGACGTTCGTCGGCCCGAATATCAATGCCGCCGCTCACATCGCCGGTCTCATCGTAGGATTTCTGATCGGGCTCAGCATTTTCCATCCGAAGCGAATCGTCAGCTGGCGCAAGCCGAAAGTGAAAATTGTCCGCAAGTAA
- a CDS encoding STAS domain-containing protein: MNVRIPILKLDEVLIVSIQWELDDQTAIQFQEDLLNKMHETTARGVVIDLTSIDFIDSFIAKVLGDVISMSSLMGAKVVITGIQPAVAITLIELGIRLENVMTALDLENGLTKLRKELEA, translated from the coding sequence ATGAATGTCCGGATACCAATTTTGAAACTAGATGAAGTGTTGATCGTATCGATTCAATGGGAACTGGATGATCAGACAGCAATCCAGTTCCAGGAGGACCTGCTGAACAAGATGCACGAAACAACCGCAAGAGGTGTGGTCATCGACCTGACGTCGATCGATTTCATCGATTCATTCATAGCAAAAGTACTCGGCGACGTAATCAGTATGTCAAGCCTCATGGGTGCGAAAGTCGTCATCACCGGAATCCAGCCGGCTGTAGCCATTACGCTCATTGAGCTCGGCATCCGTCTTGAAAACGTGATGACAGCCCTCGATCTTGAAAACGGACTTACGAAGCTGCGTAAAGAATTGGAGGCCTGA